Proteins from a single region of Chaetodon trifascialis isolate fChaTrf1 chromosome 10, fChaTrf1.hap1, whole genome shotgun sequence:
- the tbxas1 gene encoding thromboxane-A synthase: MEALVDFLNIFHLSGWSVTLSLFLIFLGLLYWYSVYPFSVLSRCGIKHPKPLPFLGNIFRFRQGFFTAINELIKTHGRVCGYYLGRRPVIVIADPDMLRQVMVKDFSRFPNRMTVRFATKPMTDCLLMLRNERWKRVRSILTPSFSAAKMKEMVPLINTATDALMNNLNVYAESGEAFDIHRCFGCFTMDVIASVAFATQVDSQNNPDDPFVRHAQMFFSFSFFRPIMLLFIAFPFIAAPLVRFIPNKRRDQMNQFFINSIQKIIAQREEQPPEQRRRDFLQLMLDARTSKECVSLEQFDTANPAGELDHRNQQAQPSASDQDDRLHPQEPSARRPQKKITEDEIVGQAFVFLLAGFETSRNTLGFTCYLLAIHPECQSKVQQEVDDFFTTHESPDYTNVQELKYLDMVISEALRLYPPGFRFARDIDHDCVLNGQFLPKGATLEIPAGFLHYDPEHWPEPERFIPERFTPEAKASRHPFVYLPFGAGPRNCVGMRLAQLEMKMALVHLFRRFTVVACSETKVPLELQSSSTLGPKNGIFVRIQRRELGESRGNPPADD; encoded by the exons ATGGAGGCTCTAGTTGACTTCCTAAACATATTCCACCTCAGCGGATGGTCCGTCACACTcagcctcttcctcatctttctGGGTCTTCTCTACTG GTATTCAGTTTACCCTTTTTCCGTCCTTTCTCGATGTGGCATTAAACATCCAAAGCCGCTGCCTTTCCTTGGCAACATTTTCAGGTTTCGCCAG GGTTTTTTCACCGCCATCAATGAGCTCATAAAGACACATGGCAGAGTTTGTGG GTACTATTTGGGCCGCAGACCGGTGATTGTGATAGCGGACCCTGACATGCTGAGACAAGTGATGGTCAAAGACTTCAGCAGGTTCCCCAACAGAATG ACTGTCCGCTTTGCCACCAAGCCCATGACTGACTGTCTGCTCATGTTGAGGAATGAACGCTGGAAGAGAGTGCGGAGCATCCTGACCCCATCGTTCAGTGCAGCCAAGATGAAGGAG ATGGTCCCGCTCATCAACACAGCCACCGATGCCCTGATGAACAACCTGAATGTTTACGctgagtctggagaggcctttGACATTCACAG GTGTTTTGGCTGCTTCACCATGGATGTCATTGCGAGCGTGGCGTTCGCAACTCAGGTGGACTCTCAGAACAACCCAGATGACCCGTTTGTCCGCCACGCGCAGAtgttcttctccttttctttcttcaggcCCATCATGCTGCTCTTCA TTGCTTTTCCGTTCATCGCGGCTCCTCTGGTGCGATTCATCCCCAACAAAAGACGAGACCAGATGAATCAGTTCTTCATCAACAGCATTCAGAAGATCATCGcgcagagagaggagcagccTCCTGAACAG AGACGCCGAGACTTCCTTCAGCTGATGCTGGACGCACGAACCAGCAAGGAGTGCGTGTCTCTGGAACAGTTCGACACAGCGAACCCTGCCGGCGAGCTGGACCACAGGAACCAGCAGGCACAGCCGTCAGCCTCCGACCAGGACGACCGTCTTCACCCGCAGGAGCCCTCCGCCAGGCGCCCGCAGAAGAAGATAACTGAGGATGAGATCGTGGGGCAGGCGTTCGTCTTTCTTCTGGCAGGCTTTGAGACCAGCAGGAACACGTTGGGCTTCACCTGCTACCTCCTGGCCATCCACCCCGAATGTCAGAGCAAAGTGCAACAAGAGGTGGATGACTTCTTCACCACACAT GAGTCACCAGATTACACAAACGTCCAGGAGCTGAAGTATTTAGACATGGTTATAAGTGAAGCATTGCGCCTGTACCCCCCTGGATTCAG GTTTGCGAGAGACATCGACCATGACTGTGTGCTGAACGGCCAGTTCCTCCCTAAAGGAGCCACACTGGAGATCCCAGCAGGCTTCCTCCACTATGACCCGGAGCACTGGCCAGAGCCTGAGCGCTTCATCCCCGAGCG GTTCACGCCAGAGGCCAAGGCCAGCCGGCATCCGTTTGTGTACCTGCCGTTTGGGGCCGGTCCCCGGAACTGCGTGGGCATGAGGCTCGCCCAGCTGGAAATGAAAATGGCTCTCGTGCATCTGTTCCGCAGGTTCACCGTCGTGGCCTGCTCTGAGACCAAG GTCCCTCTTGAGTTGCAGTCGTCGAGCACTCTAGGACCCAAGAACGGCATATTTGTGAGGATTCAAAGAAGAGAGCTGGGAGAAAGCCGTGGTAATCCTCCAGCAGACGATTAG
- the cfap263 gene encoding cilia- and flagella-associated protein 263: MEDELSVVEGKGKEVTEEQKELLYNRVKDIKCSNAALLAENDTLERFIGRVDLQDLVSQSGGDDVGTAGAPQLEGGGHGKRGRSRSNISNRLHQLTLEQKLHVAQREVTETRQDQEKLKQRYERLQDNYKASLKEAEMRLAEIRKAKSEFERRLLRPLKDNRLEGKEPEKVLQYIEDKSKVTQLEKFNLKNQALKLHERKLQQQLQQRREMAKTEYEEIFPEHSEQIMEKNLEELQVNNLKVQRVLSSHKERLQSATWESTELSNDISNRKQMLAKIEEEIQHAEEERLKAEALNQHLHRQITDYQAPDISEYMHVKDRHRKLQQRIHTWERKVRIAQMALKTQAWKTRRTTFAHAYSAEAGEHQIAVKLPYIAEHNT, from the exons ATGGAGGATGAGCTTTCGGTGGTGGAAGGAAAAGGCAAAGAGGTcacagaagaacagaaagaaCTCCTCTACAACCGAGTAAAAGACATAAA ATGTTCTAATGCAGCCCTCCTGGCAGAGAATGACACGTTGGAGCGCTTCATCGGCCGCGTGGATCTTCAGGACCTGGTGTCCCAGTCTGGGGGAGACGATGTGGGGACAGCAGGAGCCCCCCAGCTGGAGGGTGGG GGTCATGGAAAGAGGGGGAGGTCCCGGTCCAACATATCAAATCGTCTTCATCAGCTGACCTTGGAACAAAAACTTCATGTGGCACAGAGAGAAGTAACAGAGACAAGACAAGATCAGGAGAAACTCAAACAAAGATATGAGAGACTTCAGGACAACTACAAG GCGTCTctgaaagaagcagaaatgCGACTTGCAGAAATCAGGAAGGCAAAGAGCGAGTTTGAACGGAGGCTGCTCAGACCTCTGAAGGACAACAGGTTGGAAGGGAAGGAGCCTGAGAAGGTGCTCCAGTACATTGAAGACAAGTCGAAG GTCACCCAGTTGGAGAAGTTTAATCTGAAGAACCAGGCACTGAAGCTCCATGAgaggaagctccagcagcagcttcagcagagaagagagatgGCAAAGACTGAGTATGAG GAAATTTTCCCGGAGCACAGCGAGCAGATAATGGAGAAAAACCTGGAAGAACTTCAAGTCAACAATTTGAAAGTGCAGCGTGTCCTCAGTTCACACAAG gagaggctgcagagtgCAACATGGGAGTCCACCGAACTGAGCAATGACATCAGCAACCGGAAACAGATGCTGGCAAAAATTGAGGAGGAGATACAGCATGCTGAGGAG gAGCGTTTGAAGGCCGAGGCTCTCAACCAACACCTGCACCGCCAGATTACAGACTATCAGGCTCCTGATATCAGTGAATACATGCATGTTaaggacagacacaggaagctgcagcagcgcATTCACACCTGGGAGAGGAAGGTCAGGATTGCTCAG ATGGCCTTGAAGACTCAGGCCTGGAAGACACGGAGAACCACTTTTGCTCATGCATACAGTGCCGAGGCTGGGGAACACCAAATCGCAGTGAAGCTCCCGTACATAGCAGAGCACAACACATAG
- the parp12a gene encoding protein mono-ADP-ribosyltransferase PARP12 yields MTTVVSKFILKTLCDHQGCLDFKRLDERITQTFTVAEPVLRGVLFDDGKIAIQRGTKKAVGRQIISPDSLIVAKTSLRLCRRKPGECPQCEGLHLCRYLVCGDCTFGLKCKNPHSLTSAHNEELLKKNNLQDLSEKQLFQLLLQNDPYLLPEICPHYNKGNGLHGSCRFTTSCTKLHICMHYLQGDCKFGSSCKRTHDVDAQGVKLFKGFSQENIRNIQVIYRNKLIIMGQQEHGAAAVPALPQVRIPTQQPSHTNPASLTSSACPSKALSDADRNEICLFFIRRHCSFKEKCARVHWHLPYRWQVLDGDGVSWKDLPNMEDIEKAYCDPQHDTSCVDPPSPTGGIFRFLSFQSSASLPVQSVDFMTMTYGGSPVRRLSTASSVSKPPHFVLTTEWLWYWKDDDRKWLEFGQGDSDTPASVTSQTLENVYLADRETEISFGAGKQQYILHFKSAPGSQQMYQQNVKYKTKREVRRRPRFVSAHDVEVKLKSASPVSSSSSTAESFPPHWDKNALPDIGYKLAPLSKSAKEYSMIEKLFKRTLPQSSIQSIQRIQNPYLWKVFQWQKEQMKKRNGGKAVNEQYLFHGTDESLIEAICEQNFDWRMCGVHGTAYGKGSYFARDASYSHRYASAKQSHNKTMFVTLVLVGEYTRGSSSYVRPPAKGSSSTLYDSCVDNELAPSIYVIFDKQQIYPEYLIRYS; encoded by the exons ATGACCACAGTCGTCTCCAAGTTCATCCTCAAGACCCTGTGCGACCATCAGGGCTGCCTGGACTTCAAGCGCCTGGATGAGAGGATCACGCAGACTTTCACTGTTGCTGAACCGGTGCTGCGAGGTGTCTTGTTCGACGACGGTAAAATAGCCATCCAAAGAGGCACGAAGAAGGCTGTCGGCAGACAAATCATCAGCCCGGATAGTCTCATAGTCGCTAAAACCAGTCTGCGGCTCTGTCGGAGAAAACCCGGAGAGTGTCCTCAGTGCGAGGGGTTGCACCTGTGCAGGTATCTTGTTTGCGGGGATTGCACGTTCGG ACTCAAGTGTAAAAATCCCCACAGTCTGACTTCTGCACACAACGAAGAGCTTTTGAAGAAGAACAATCTCCAGGATttgtcagagaagcagctgttCCAGCTGTTGCTGCAGAACGATCCGTATCTGCTTCCTGAG ATTTGCCCACATTACAACAAGGGCAATGGTTTGCACGGCTCCTGCAGGTTCACCACCTCCTGCACCAAGCTTCACATCTGCATGCACTACCTCCAGGGCGACTGCAAGTTCGGCTCTTCGTGTAAGAGAACCCATGATGTCGATGCGCAGGGAGTGAAGCTCTTCAAAGGGTTCAGTCAGGAGAATATTAGAAACATTCAAGTGATCTACAGGAACAAATTAATCATCATGGGACAACAGGAgcatggagctgctgctgttcctg cGCTGCCTCAGGTGAGAATCCCCACTCAGCAGCCTTCCCACACCAACCCTGCATCCCTGACTAGCTCTGCGTGTCCATCTAAAGCCTTGAGTGATGCTGACAGGAATGAAATCTGCCTCTTCTTCATTCGCAGACATTGCAGCTTCAAAG AGAAGTGTGCTCGTGTCCACTGGCACCTCCCGTACAGATGGCAGGTTTTAGACGGTGATGGTGTGTCCTGGAAGGACCTGCCCAATATGGAGGACATCGAGAAGGCTTACTGTGATCCACAACATGACACAAGCTGCGTGGATCCACCATCGCCCACCGGAGGGATTTTCCgatttctgtcttttcaaag CTCTGCATCCCTCCCTGTGCAGTCAGTTGACTTCATGACGATGACATATGGAGGGTCTCCAGTTCGTCGCCTGTccactgcctcctctgtgtcaaAGCCCCCCCACTTCGTTCTTACTACAGAGTGGCTTTGGTACTGGAAGGATGACGACAGGAAGTGGCTGGAGTTTGGACAG GGTGATAGCGACACACCAGCCTCTGTCACCTCTCAGACTCTGGAGAATGTGTACCTGGCAGATAGAGAAACAGAGATTTCTTTCGGTGCAGGAAAGCAGCAGTATATCCTGCACTTCAAAAGTGCGCCGGGAAGCCAGCAAATGTATCAGCAGAATGTAAAATACAAAACCAAGAGGGAGGTCAGGAGGAGGCCTCGCTTTGTGTCTGCTCACGACGTGGAGGTGAAGCTCAAGAG TGCATCACCagtcagctccagctcctccacagctgaAAGTTTCCCACCCCACTGGGACAAGAACGCCCTCCCAGACATTGGATACAAG CTTGCACCCCTCTCCAAATCTGCGAAAGAGTATAGTATGATTGAGAAGCTGTTTAAGCGCACACTGCCCCAGAGTAGCATTCAGAGCATCCAGAGGATCCAGAACCCCTATCTGTGGAAAGTCTTTCAATG GCAGAAagagcagatgaagaagaggaacgGAGGGAAAGCTGTGAACGAGCAGTACTTGTTCCACGGGACGGACGAATCCCTGATTGAGGCCATCTGCGAGCAAAACTTTGACTGGAGGATGTGCGGTGTCCACGGCACGGCGTACGGCAAAG ggagCTACTTTGCCAGAGATGCGTCTTACTCACACAGATACGCCAGCGCCAAACAAAGCCACAACAAGACCATGTTTGTCACTCTGGTCCTGGTGGGGGAGTACACCAGGGGAAGCAGCAGCTATGTCCGGCCCCCGGCAAAAGGAAGCAGCAGCACCCTCTACGACAGCTGTGTGGACAATGAGCTCGCCCCCAGCATCTACGTTATCTTtgacaaacagcagatttaCCCAGAGTATCTTATCAGGTACTCGTAA